A portion of the Lolium rigidum isolate FL_2022 chromosome 1, APGP_CSIRO_Lrig_0.1, whole genome shotgun sequence genome contains these proteins:
- the LOC124683694 gene encoding uncharacterized protein LOC124683694, with product MAPSREACAVAMAMAAPFIAIASNIDAGNLEKRRRTSSDKLQRTVSDVSYELHNHHGRGKEEEQAVLEAEMKQLHPVPEVEDAKCECCGMSEECTPEYIRGVRGRFSGRWVCGLCAEAVTEEAEKSGTSQEEALRTHMSVCKRFNGFGRTHPVLFQAEAMREILRKRSKLGPRSRSSINPREIRKSAANAKANAAGGGIARSSSCMPFITDEFSDRVSIN from the coding sequence ATGGCACCCAGCAGAGAGGCGTGTGCAGTCGCCATGGCCATGGCGGCGCCGTTCATCGCGATCGCAAGCAACATCGACGCCGGCAACCTGGAGAAGCGGCGCAGGACCTCCTCCGACAAGCTCCAGCGCACTGTCTCGGATGTCTCCTACGAGCTCCACAACCACCACGGCCGcggcaaggaggaggagcaggccgtCCTAGAGGCGGAGATGAAGCAGCTCCACCCGGTCCCGGAGGTGGAGGACGCCAAGTGCGAGTGCTGTGGCATGTCAGAGGAGTGCACGCCGGAGTACATCCGcggcgtgcgaggccgcttctcgGGGCGGTGGGTCTGCGGGCTGTGCGCGGAGGCTGtgacggaggaggccgagaagaGCGGCACCTCGCAGGAGGAGGCGCTCCGGACGCACATGAGCGTGTGCAAGAGGTTTAACGGCTTTGGGAGGACGCATCCGGTGCTATTCCAAGCGGAGGCCATGAGGGAGATCCTCAGGAAGCGGTCCAAGCTCGGGCCTAGGTCCAGGTCCAGCATTAACCCCCGAGAAATCAGGAAAAGCGCTGCCAATGCGAAGGCCaatgctgccggcggcggcatcgcgCGCAGCTCCAGCTGCATGCCGTTCATCACCGACGAATTCAGCGACCGGGTGTCGATCAACTAG